The following coding sequences are from one Capsicum annuum cultivar UCD-10X-F1 chromosome 3, UCD10Xv1.1, whole genome shotgun sequence window:
- the LOC124897308 gene encoding uncharacterized protein LOC124897308, whose product MFELDSELKEISIYVDSSKDVAKQSVNGDSKECEGSGSNSDDGDNDSLSVPYLSRCIFVERYDLRTIIDEKELEGVTLLTSNEDSDDDRDLGGNLVGVRVGDDDSPRTSKDAAGTSSPKIFINKSQEEGEKVAEAATDEQGGAEKGKTVVEEADKADKEEVEQEAAGERKEEAWEETAAEAEEETTAACEVRKEDVEEKETEEAVADAHAEKEGEKGVEKFWCLPILVARSIQPPEGPR is encoded by the exons ATGTTCGAATTAGATtcggagttaaaggagataagcaTCTACGTCGATTCTAGTAAAGATGTTGCCAAACAGAGTGTCAATGGTGACAGTAAAGAGTGCGAAGGAAGTGGgagtaatagtgatgatggggataatgattcgTTGTCcgtgccatatctttcaaggtgtATTTTCGTGGAGCGAtatgaccttcgaacgataattgACGAG aaagagttagaaggggtgacaCTCCTCacttcaaatgaggacagtgatgatgacaGAGATTTGGGTGGTAACCTCGTTGGAGTACgcgttggtgatgatgattctccaagaacctccaaagatgCAGCGGGAACCTCATCCCCGAAGATTTTCATAA ataagagccaagaagaaggtGAAAAAGTAGCAGAAGCGGCAACAGATGAACAAGGAGGCGCGGAAAAAGGGAAAACTGTTGTTGAAGAAGCTGACAaagctgacaaagaagaagttgagcaagaAGCAGCAGGTGAACGAAAAGAAGAAGCTTGGGAAGAAACAGCTgctgaagctgaggaagaaacaacTGCTGCATGTGAAGTAAGAAAAGAAGATGtggaagaaaaggaaactgaAGAAGCAGTAGCTGATGCACAtgctgaaaaagaaggagaaaaag